In Bradyrhizobium guangxiense, the following are encoded in one genomic region:
- a CDS encoding DUF6481 family protein → MSGFREPGFADRQKAAQDARKNLLNKFKSQPGPDDPAVVARRAEREALAAKRAEAKAAREAEKAEQKRVEEEAKAAEAARIAREAQEAAERQAALEAEQKAKRDARYAARKAKRK, encoded by the coding sequence ATGAGTGGATTCAGGGAACCCGGCTTCGCAGACCGGCAAAAGGCGGCGCAGGATGCCCGCAAAAACCTTTTGAACAAATTTAAATCGCAGCCGGGCCCCGACGACCCGGCGGTTGTCGCACGCCGCGCTGAGCGCGAGGCACTCGCCGCCAAGCGCGCCGAGGCCAAGGCTGCGCGGGAGGCCGAAAAGGCCGAGCAGAAGCGCGTCGAGGAAGAGGCCAAAGCCGCTGAAGCCGCGCGGATCGCGCGCGAGGCGCAGGAAGCCGCCGAAAGACAGGCAGCCCTCGAAGCCGAACAGAAGGCCAAGCGCGACGCGCGCTACGCGGCCCGCAAGGCCAAGCGCAAGTGA
- a CDS encoding DUF2273 domain-containing protein produces the protein MSTSEPEPGEKPTSRPKPPSGDNRRGALAGLIIAVVILGIGWWLARDLTAASKMQDCLMSGRSNCNVIEPAR, from the coding sequence ATGTCCACGTCCGAGCCCGAACCGGGCGAGAAGCCGACATCCCGGCCGAAGCCTCCATCCGGTGACAACCGCCGCGGCGCGCTCGCCGGCTTGATCATCGCGGTTGTGATCCTCGGGATCGGCTGGTGGCTCGCACGGGACCTCACCGCGGCCAGCAAGATGCAGGACTGCCTGATGTCGGGCCGGAGCAATTGCAACGTGATCGAGCCCGCGCGCTAG
- a CDS encoding DUF2171 domain-containing protein, producing MADIREHMKIIGKDGAHVGTVDRVEGNRIKLTRKDSPEGHKDHHHYIDTKYVGAVEGDVVKLSVNADAVPKTEAA from the coding sequence ATGGCTGATATCAGAGAGCACATGAAAATCATCGGCAAGGACGGGGCTCATGTCGGCACCGTCGACCGCGTCGAGGGCAACCGGATCAAGCTGACGCGCAAGGACAGCCCGGAAGGTCACAAGGACCATCACCACTATATCGACACGAAATATGTCGGTGCCGTCGAAGGCGATGTCGTCAAGCTTTCGGTGAATGCCGATGCGGTACCGAAGACGGAAGCCGCCTGA
- a CDS encoding class I SAM-dependent methyltransferase, which yields MKRERTDIMQHDPAARNSDRDQTIRDFGEQWTRHTENPDYYGSVELLADIIAPFLTLEDIKDRKCADIGSGTGRIVLMMLAAGAASVAAIEPSQAYDVLVRNTAYAGERVRCLNVTGEAIPREDFDVVLSIGVLHHIPEPEPVVRAAYEALRPGGQMLVWLYGREGSRAYQSIFVPARLITRNLPVVVNEGLSWLLYPVVLAYAALTRLMPALPLSDYLSNVYMRFSPAERRLVILDQINPRWAKYYSRDEAEALLCDAGFTNVRLHHRHGYSWTVCGSK from the coding sequence ATGAAAAGGGAACGTACCGACATAATGCAGCACGATCCGGCAGCAAGAAACAGCGATCGCGATCAGACGATTCGCGACTTCGGAGAGCAATGGACGCGCCATACGGAGAATCCGGACTACTACGGCAGCGTCGAATTGCTGGCCGATATCATCGCGCCGTTTCTGACGCTCGAAGATATCAAAGACCGCAAATGCGCCGACATTGGATCAGGTACGGGGCGAATTGTCCTGATGATGCTCGCAGCCGGCGCCGCGTCGGTGGCCGCCATCGAACCGAGCCAGGCTTACGACGTGCTGGTCCGCAATACCGCCTACGCCGGCGAGCGGGTACGCTGTTTGAATGTGACGGGCGAAGCCATTCCAAGGGAAGACTTCGACGTCGTGCTGTCGATCGGCGTGCTTCATCATATTCCGGAACCGGAGCCAGTTGTGCGGGCCGCGTATGAGGCATTGCGGCCGGGCGGCCAGATGCTTGTTTGGCTCTACGGCCGCGAAGGCAGCCGCGCCTATCAGAGCATCTTCGTCCCGGCGCGCTTGATCACACGCAACCTGCCGGTCGTCGTGAACGAAGGCCTGTCGTGGCTGCTCTATCCCGTGGTTCTGGCCTACGCGGCTCTCACTCGGCTCATGCCCGCATTACCTCTGTCGGATTATCTCTCGAACGTTTATATGCGCTTTTCACCTGCCGAGCGCCGCCTCGTCATTCTCGATCAGATCAACCCGCGATGGGCCAAATATTATTCTCGCGATGAGGCCGAAGCCTTGCTTTGCGACGCAGGTTTCACCAATGTACGGTTGCACCATCGGCATGGATATTCGTGGACGGTCTGTGGATCGAAATAG
- the asnB gene encoding asparagine synthase (glutamine-hydrolyzing): MCGIAGIYSNDRRLACERSVRAMIAALHHRGPDDSGILIAPGIALGHARLAIRDLSADGRQPFTDPSGRVIVSYNGEIYNDREIRAELERDFGFTFRTSCDTEIIPLGYMAWGDRIFDRLEGMFAVALWDRDERRLILARDGIGIKPLYYAEDHGVVRFASEIKGIFADPDQPRQVSAEGLHAFFAMGYVGPQDTTFEGVHQIAPGTVVTYCEGKRSERRFWRPTRTGEITDIGDATVELEQLWSKVVSDQLVSDVPVGVLLSGGIDSTLVALGADRSDGQLPMFTASFANQEFDETPLARTVADAIGAKLRSVQIEMRADLGDLLATVVHHYDGQSCDEASLALLLLSQEVRKNVTVALTGDGGDEFFAGYPTYAASKWAARIGPLLPSGAWNWVGRLFYGFGAAGQKRLPLPAIASRFAFGMAAGPHEAHACWRRYVPQFMLSKLYGSALRPLLQEDPFHGYKAEIANAEGDLIDRCLVADQRWHLPAGLLLKSDAMSMAHSLELRVPFLDRRIMDFAGRCHADLLLSRLGEKKALLRRLARRLRAPSAVTEGAKRGFNAPLASLLRHELRPTAERIFEREADALAPFIVPDEARRLWREHAEHRRDHSYAIWPILHFGISRTLSRSVVSSSATSADLTMIGVGT; encoded by the coding sequence ATGTGCGGCATTGCGGGCATCTATTCGAACGATCGCAGGCTCGCATGCGAGAGATCAGTGCGCGCCATGATCGCCGCTCTGCACCATCGCGGCCCAGACGACAGCGGCATCTTGATCGCTCCGGGAATAGCGCTCGGCCATGCCAGGCTGGCGATCCGCGATCTCAGCGCCGATGGGCGGCAGCCCTTCACCGATCCCTCTGGTCGGGTCATCGTCAGCTACAATGGCGAGATCTACAACGATCGGGAAATCCGGGCTGAACTGGAGCGCGATTTCGGATTCACGTTCCGAACCAGTTGCGACACCGAGATCATTCCGCTGGGCTACATGGCATGGGGCGATCGGATATTCGATCGCTTGGAGGGCATGTTCGCCGTCGCGCTATGGGATCGGGACGAGCGGCGTCTGATCCTGGCGCGGGACGGCATCGGCATCAAGCCGCTCTATTATGCCGAAGACCACGGAGTGGTTCGCTTCGCGAGCGAAATAAAAGGCATTTTCGCCGATCCGGATCAGCCCCGCCAGGTCTCGGCGGAGGGGCTTCATGCGTTCTTCGCGATGGGCTATGTCGGCCCACAGGACACCACCTTCGAGGGGGTACACCAGATTGCGCCGGGGACCGTCGTCACCTACTGCGAGGGCAAGCGGTCCGAACGGCGATTTTGGCGACCGACCAGAACTGGTGAAATCACTGACATCGGCGACGCGACGGTCGAGCTCGAGCAATTGTGGAGCAAGGTTGTTTCCGACCAGCTGGTGAGCGACGTCCCCGTCGGCGTGCTGCTCAGCGGCGGAATCGACAGTACGCTTGTCGCTTTGGGCGCCGATCGGTCCGACGGCCAGCTGCCGATGTTCACAGCGAGCTTCGCCAACCAGGAATTCGACGAGACGCCCCTCGCACGAACGGTGGCCGATGCGATCGGGGCCAAGCTTCGCTCCGTTCAAATCGAGATGCGCGCCGATCTCGGCGACCTGTTGGCGACGGTTGTCCACCACTATGATGGTCAATCCTGCGACGAGGCTTCGCTGGCGCTGCTTCTGCTTTCACAGGAAGTGAGAAAGAACGTCACGGTGGCGCTCACGGGTGACGGCGGCGATGAGTTTTTTGCCGGTTATCCGACATATGCCGCATCGAAATGGGCGGCCCGTATCGGCCCGCTTCTGCCGTCAGGCGCCTGGAACTGGGTCGGCCGGTTGTTCTACGGGTTCGGTGCGGCAGGACAAAAGCGGCTCCCGCTGCCTGCCATCGCATCCCGCTTTGCCTTCGGCATGGCGGCTGGTCCGCACGAGGCGCATGCCTGCTGGCGCCGCTACGTCCCGCAGTTCATGCTTTCCAAACTGTACGGCAGTGCGCTGCGCCCACTTCTCCAGGAGGATCCGTTCCACGGCTACAAGGCCGAGATTGCAAACGCGGAAGGCGATCTCATCGATCGTTGTCTGGTTGCCGACCAGCGCTGGCACCTGCCGGCCGGACTTCTGCTGAAGTCTGACGCTATGAGCATGGCCCACTCACTCGAGCTAAGAGTCCCGTTTCTCGACCGGCGGATCATGGACTTTGCGGGGCGCTGCCATGCCGATCTGCTGCTTTCGCGGCTGGGAGAAAAGAAGGCTCTGTTGCGGCGACTCGCCCGCCGGCTGAGAGCACCCAGCGCCGTCACCGAGGGAGCCAAGCGCGGCTTCAATGCACCGCTGGCCAGCCTGCTCCGCCACGAGCTGCGGCCAACCGCCGAGCGAATTTTTGAACGCGAAGCCGACGCCCTCGCCCCCTTCATCGTACCGGACGAGGCGCGGCGACTTTGGCGGGAACACGCCGAGCATCGGCGCGACCATTCCTATGCGATTTGGCCGATCCTGCATTTCGGGATCTCAAGAACATTGTCGCGTAGTGTGGTATCCAGCTCGGCCACCTCGGCCGATCTGACCATGATCGGCGTCGGGACGTGA
- a CDS encoding glycosyltransferase family 2 protein, with amino-acid sequence MISIVIPALNEQDEIGRTIARLRQVMSNGAIGPYEVVVVDDGSSDETAARAEAAGARVLRHPHNIGYGRSLKDGIRAAHYDTIIINDADGTYPIEAIPDLLARYNQGYDMVVGARSGKHYRESLIKMPLRRVLRFLVEFTAGRSIPDINSGLRVFQRSSVLEYFDHLCDTFSFTTSMTLAYMMTGKFVAYIPIEYHRRGGKSKVRLLRDSMKTLQYIVEAAIYYNPLKMFALLACIVLVSSLASFALALIAKLNVFFFVGVGGIISSVIIFSLGLLAVLLRQIMVKSSRMERENYESGSPNEAPPLRENRMTRV; translated from the coding sequence ATGATCTCGATCGTCATACCTGCACTGAACGAGCAGGACGAGATCGGCAGGACCATCGCACGCCTGCGACAGGTCATGTCCAATGGTGCAATCGGCCCGTATGAAGTCGTGGTGGTCGATGACGGCTCTTCCGACGAGACTGCGGCTCGAGCCGAGGCGGCCGGAGCGCGCGTGCTGCGCCATCCGCACAACATAGGCTACGGCCGGTCATTGAAGGATGGGATTCGGGCCGCCCACTACGACACGATCATTATCAACGATGCCGATGGGACCTACCCGATCGAAGCCATTCCGGATCTCCTCGCGCGGTACAACCAAGGCTACGACATGGTCGTGGGCGCGCGCAGTGGCAAGCACTACCGCGAATCGCTCATCAAAATGCCGCTGCGTCGGGTGCTGCGTTTCCTGGTCGAGTTCACGGCCGGACGCTCCATCCCGGACATCAACTCCGGCCTTCGCGTGTTCCAGCGGTCCAGCGTGCTGGAATACTTCGACCATCTCTGCGACACCTTTAGCTTCACCACATCGATGACGCTAGCCTACATGATGACCGGGAAGTTCGTGGCGTACATCCCGATCGAGTATCACAGGCGGGGGGGAAAATCTAAGGTCAGGTTGCTGCGCGACTCGATGAAGACACTTCAGTACATCGTGGAAGCGGCGATCTACTATAATCCGCTGAAGATGTTCGCGCTGCTGGCGTGCATCGTGCTCGTATCCTCGCTTGCCAGCTTTGCCCTCGCGCTGATCGCGAAGCTCAACGTGTTCTTCTTCGTCGGGGTCGGCGGGATCATTTCGTCCGTCATCATCTTCTCGCTTGGATTACTGGCGGTGCTGCTCCGCCAGATCATGGTCAAGTCATCGCGAATGGAGCGGGAGAATTACGAGTCCGGCAGCCCCAACGAAGCGCCGCCGCTTCGCGAAAATCGCATGACGCGCGTCTGA
- a CDS encoding class I SAM-dependent methyltransferase: protein MADAKNYISWILASFSDYLAAPVLEIGVGHGSYASVLRGYGDYIGIDIDPASVEEGRQRFPGLDLRVSDITSPEFVALANERKVRTIVCLNVIEHIEDDGQAVTNLARALQPGGHLLVIVPALELLFNDLDRMAGHYRRYSRAQVRSRLTDAGLEVVRCDYFNSIGGLGWLANRAVRHGSLNDKAVNSQIVLFDKWLVPLSRLADPATRKVFGQSVIAVGRKR from the coding sequence ATGGCTGATGCGAAGAACTACATCTCGTGGATTCTCGCCTCGTTCTCGGATTACCTTGCCGCGCCGGTGCTCGAAATCGGTGTCGGACACGGCAGCTATGCCAGCGTGTTGCGCGGCTACGGCGACTATATTGGTATCGATATCGACCCGGCTTCGGTCGAGGAAGGACGCCAGCGGTTTCCCGGTCTCGATCTGCGCGTTTCGGACATCACGAGTCCGGAATTCGTCGCGCTCGCCAACGAGCGCAAGGTGAGAACGATTGTGTGCCTGAACGTGATCGAGCACATCGAGGACGATGGCCAGGCAGTCACGAACCTCGCCCGGGCGCTTCAGCCTGGTGGCCATCTCCTCGTGATCGTTCCGGCTCTGGAGCTTCTCTTCAACGATCTCGACCGTATGGCGGGCCATTACCGCCGCTATAGCCGGGCCCAGGTGCGATCGCGGCTGACCGATGCCGGGCTCGAGGTCGTTCGCTGCGACTACTTCAATTCGATAGGCGGACTTGGCTGGCTCGCCAACCGCGCCGTTCGCCATGGCTCGCTCAACGACAAGGCAGTCAATTCGCAGATAGTCCTGTTCGACAAATGGCTCGTTCCGCTCTCGCGGCTTGCCGACCCCGCGACGAGGAAGGTCTTTGGCCAGTCGGTCATTGCGGTAGGCCGCAAGCGATGA
- a CDS encoding tyrosine-type recombinase/integrase, producing the protein MSIRKRVWTTESGEERSAYVVQYSTAERDARGKRKRHIKTFDRKKDAEDFQAQVRIDVKKGVHTPTSRSITVEQAGDLWIDGCGDLERSSVDQYRQHLKFHINPYLGPLKLAALTVAIVREWQDKLRNGIPAPGQKVGEVRSATMVKKVTTSLSSLLSDALERGKVGHNVVRSMTANRSRKRKVERRQKRKLVIGRDIPEPREVDALLQHTNSERWRAFFLTAVRCGLRASELRGLRWQDVDFKKSELHVRQRADRYNTIGNPKSADSQRVVPVPPKTLAALKAWKLQCPKNEAQLHLVFPNGSGKVETHSNIIERGIIPAWETAGITVPMLDEGGKPQRDEKGRPVVRAKYTGAHSLRHYFASWCLARPPVGLGLNLKELSERIGHASIQITIDTYAHLIPRADHAEELAAAEGKFG; encoded by the coding sequence ATGTCGATCAGGAAGCGGGTGTGGACCACGGAGAGCGGCGAAGAGCGCTCGGCTTACGTCGTTCAATATTCAACGGCTGAACGGGATGCCCGCGGAAAGCGCAAGCGCCACATAAAGACCTTCGATCGCAAAAAAGATGCCGAGGACTTCCAGGCGCAAGTCCGGATCGATGTAAAGAAAGGAGTTCACACTCCTACAAGTCGTAGCATTACGGTCGAGCAAGCTGGCGACCTATGGATCGATGGTTGCGGCGATCTCGAACGTTCGTCAGTCGATCAATACCGCCAGCACCTGAAGTTTCACATCAATCCATATCTCGGGCCTTTGAAACTTGCAGCGCTGACAGTTGCGATTGTTCGAGAGTGGCAGGACAAGCTTCGCAACGGTATTCCCGCACCGGGGCAGAAGGTCGGCGAGGTTCGTTCAGCGACAATGGTCAAGAAAGTCACCACTTCGCTCTCCAGCTTGCTCAGCGACGCACTGGAACGCGGGAAGGTGGGGCACAACGTCGTGCGTTCGATGACCGCGAACCGCAGTAGAAAGCGCAAAGTCGAACGTCGACAAAAGCGCAAGCTGGTTATCGGGCGAGATATTCCCGAACCGCGGGAGGTGGACGCGCTGTTGCAGCATACCAACAGCGAGCGTTGGCGCGCATTCTTTCTTACGGCTGTTCGCTGCGGCCTGCGCGCCAGCGAACTACGCGGGCTGCGCTGGCAGGACGTCGATTTCAAAAAGAGCGAACTGCATGTTCGCCAGCGCGCTGATCGGTATAACACCATTGGCAATCCGAAGTCGGCCGATAGTCAACGAGTCGTTCCAGTCCCGCCTAAGACGCTCGCCGCGCTCAAAGCATGGAAACTGCAATGTCCGAAGAATGAAGCCCAGCTACACCTGGTTTTTCCGAACGGCTCCGGAAAAGTCGAGACTCACTCGAACATCATCGAACGCGGGATTATCCCCGCCTGGGAAACGGCCGGCATCACGGTGCCAATGCTGGATGAAGGTGGGAAGCCGCAGCGAGATGAGAAGGGCAGGCCAGTCGTACGAGCAAAATACACGGGTGCGCACAGCCTGCGGCACTACTTCGCCAGTTGGTGCCTCGCTCGGCCTCCAGTCGGTCTCGGCTTGAACCTGAAAGAGCTATCGGAGCGGATCGGTCACGCGTCTATTCAGATCACAATCGACACATACGCGCACTTGATCCCGCGAGCCGATCACGCCGAGGAATTGGCCGCGGCGGAAGGTAAATTTGGTTAG